One segment of Armatimonadia bacterium DNA contains the following:
- a CDS encoding tetratricopeptide repeat protein yields the protein MRGRLRSAIVVGVVCAVGVAGGLCWRYYPEWRMGRDFRERALARDFGGCLSIGREAVARYPRADWAHRYLGAALGAMRAYEESLREMQTAVQLRPDSWEDRASLGSALNRLKRHEEALAEYRLAYRDAPGSWRVVSEMASALSAVGKPAEALRLYEEGVRKSPKSWRMRYDLGALYYQRGRYGEAATQFEATVQNAQRASQEHQLEARRWWAFSLSRAGKQKEAIELLRELLASAPKDAYAWMGLGRAQEWSGNLPSAISCYREGVSLLPRDAAVRCALGDALTDQRRYSEAERELREAVRLDPGSAAGHTSLGRVLAFQHKNDEAERELREALKLEPESALGHANLGAVLILQGQFGEGEKEIREALRLDPHSAPAHSDLGWLLRTKGDLKGAIAEAQTAVKLDPNLAQARKDVGLFTSELRVQEWEKTRATEGSSEP from the coding sequence ATGAGAGGACGCCTCAGGTCGGCGATCGTGGTCGGTGTCGTCTGCGCCGTGGGAGTGGCAGGCGGGCTGTGCTGGCGCTACTACCCCGAGTGGCGAATGGGTCGCGACTTCAGGGAGCGAGCGCTTGCCCGGGACTTCGGCGGGTGCCTGTCCATCGGACGCGAAGCCGTCGCTCGGTACCCGCGAGCCGACTGGGCGCACCGGTACCTTGGCGCCGCTCTCGGCGCGATGCGGGCCTATGAGGAGTCGCTTCGCGAGATGCAGACCGCGGTGCAGTTGCGCCCGGATTCCTGGGAGGACCGTGCGAGTCTCGGGAGCGCCCTCAACCGGCTGAAGCGACATGAGGAGGCACTCGCCGAGTACCGGCTCGCGTACCGCGATGCACCGGGGAGCTGGCGGGTCGTATCGGAAATGGCCTCTGCACTCTCAGCCGTGGGCAAGCCTGCTGAGGCACTGCGGCTGTACGAAGAGGGCGTCCGGAAGTCGCCCAAGTCCTGGCGGATGCGCTATGACCTGGGCGCGCTGTACTACCAGCGCGGGCGCTATGGGGAGGCAGCCACGCAGTTTGAAGCGACGGTCCAGAACGCCCAACGTGCTTCGCAGGAGCATCAGCTTGAGGCGCGGCGCTGGTGGGCTTTCTCTCTCTCGCGTGCCGGCAAGCAGAAGGAAGCTATCGAGCTGCTCCGTGAGTTGCTGGCGTCCGCTCCGAAGGATGCCTACGCCTGGATGGGACTCGGCCGAGCGCAGGAGTGGTCTGGGAACCTGCCATCGGCGATCTCATGCTACCGCGAGGGCGTCTCGCTCCTCCCGCGAGATGCGGCGGTACGGTGCGCCCTGGGAGACGCCCTCACGGACCAGCGGCGCTACTCCGAGGCCGAGCGGGAACTCCGAGAGGCCGTGCGACTCGATCCTGGCTCGGCCGCGGGCCATACCAGCCTCGGGCGTGTGCTGGCCTTCCAGCACAAGAACGATGAGGCAGAGCGGGAGCTGCGCGAGGCCCTCAAGCTTGAGCCCGAAAGCGCCTTGGGTCACGCGAACTTGGGGGCTGTGCTGATCCTCCAGGGGCAATTCGGCGAGGGCGAGAAGGAGATCCGCGAGGCGCTGCGCCTCGACCCACACAGCGCACCTGCACACTCGGACCTCGGGTGGCTGTTGCGGACGAAGGGCGATCTCAAGGGGGCGATTGCCGAGGCGCAGACGGCGGTGAAGCTCGACCCCAATCTTGCACAGGCCCGAAAGGACGTGGGGCTGTTCACCTCTGAGTTGCGCGTGCAAGAGTGGGAGAAGACCCGGGCGACAGAAGGGTCGTCTGAGCCCTAA